The following coding sequences lie in one Apium graveolens cultivar Ventura chromosome 1, ASM990537v1, whole genome shotgun sequence genomic window:
- the LOC141665676 gene encoding putative alpha-mannosidase At5g13980 isoform X2: protein MEMYPRIGKNFDIRAFTNCRFGMMSWEVLAFTYCIKQIFAGAFLENYEPPSGFYFEVDDDSPVVQANITGTNHIMWTMGTDFEYQYAQTWFWNMDKLIHYVNQPEHVTALAGMAESTSTSSRGSPPTKFRQENDCDILLVHFGML from the exons ATGGAGATGTATCCTCGCATTGGCAAAAACTTTGATATTAGAGCTTTTACCAACTGTAGATTTGGGATGATGTCTTGGGAGGTTCTTGCTTTTACGTATTGCATAAAACAG aTCTTTGCAGGTGCATTTCTTGAAAATTACGAACCCCCAAGCGGTTTTTACTTCGAAGTCGATGATGATTCTCCCGTAGTCCAG GCTAACATTACTGGGACAAATCATATCATGTGGACCATGGGGACAGACTTCGAGTATCAGTATGCTCAGACGTGGTTCTGGAACATGGACAAGCTTATTCATTATGTCAATCAA CCTGAACATGTCACTGCACTAGCTGGTATGGCAGAATCAACATCAACCTCTTCACGTGGAAGTCCACCAACCAAGTTTCGGCAGGAAAATGATTGTGATATATTACTTGTGCATTTTGGAATGCTTTAA
- the LOC141665676 gene encoding putative alpha-mannosidase At5g13980 isoform X1 produces MEMYPRIGKNFDIRAFTNCRFGMMSWEVLAFTYCIKQIFAGAFLENYEPPSGFYFEVDDDSPVVQENMGLFDYNFQDCVNGFIAAALAQANITGTNHIMWTMGTDFEYQYAQTWFWNMDKLIHYVNQPEHVTALAGMAESTSTSSRGSPPTKFRQENDCDILLVHFGML; encoded by the exons ATGGAGATGTATCCTCGCATTGGCAAAAACTTTGATATTAGAGCTTTTACCAACTGTAGATTTGGGATGATGTCTTGGGAGGTTCTTGCTTTTACGTATTGCATAAAACAG aTCTTTGCAGGTGCATTTCTTGAAAATTACGAACCCCCAAGCGGTTTTTACTTCGAAGTCGATGATGATTCTCCCGTAGTCCAG GAAAACATGGGTTTGTTTGACTACAACTTCCAAGATTGTGTTAATGGGTTTATAGCTGCTGCCTTAGCACAG GCTAACATTACTGGGACAAATCATATCATGTGGACCATGGGGACAGACTTCGAGTATCAGTATGCTCAGACGTGGTTCTGGAACATGGACAAGCTTATTCATTATGTCAATCAA CCTGAACATGTCACTGCACTAGCTGGTATGGCAGAATCAACATCAACCTCTTCACGTGGAAGTCCACCAACCAAGTTTCGGCAGGAAAATGATTGTGATATATTACTTGTGCATTTTGGAATGCTTTAA
- the LOC141665676 gene encoding putative alpha-mannosidase At5g13980 isoform X5, which produces MEMYPRIGKNFDIRAFTNCRFGMMSWEVLAFTYCIKQIFAGAFLENYEPPSGFYFEVDDDSPVVQENMGLFDYNFQDCVNGFIAAALAQANITGTNHIMWTMGTDFEYQYAQTWFWNMDKLIHYVNQAARRL; this is translated from the exons ATGGAGATGTATCCTCGCATTGGCAAAAACTTTGATATTAGAGCTTTTACCAACTGTAGATTTGGGATGATGTCTTGGGAGGTTCTTGCTTTTACGTATTGCATAAAACAG aTCTTTGCAGGTGCATTTCTTGAAAATTACGAACCCCCAAGCGGTTTTTACTTCGAAGTCGATGATGATTCTCCCGTAGTCCAG GAAAACATGGGTTTGTTTGACTACAACTTCCAAGATTGTGTTAATGGGTTTATAGCTGCTGCCTTAGCACAG GCTAACATTACTGGGACAAATCATATCATGTGGACCATGGGGACAGACTTCGAGTATCAGTATGCTCAGACGTGGTTCTGGAACATGGACAAGCTTATTCATTATGTCAATCAA gCAGCAAGGCGGTTATAA
- the LOC141665676 gene encoding putative alpha-mannosidase At5g13980 isoform X4: MTYEIFAGAFLENYEPPSGFYFEVDDDSPVVQENMGLFDYNFQDCVNGFIAAALAQANITGTNHIMWTMGTDFEYQYAQTWFWNMDKLIHYVNQPEHVTALAGMAESTSTSSRGSPPTKFRQENDCDILLVHFGML; encoded by the exons ATGACTTATGAG aTCTTTGCAGGTGCATTTCTTGAAAATTACGAACCCCCAAGCGGTTTTTACTTCGAAGTCGATGATGATTCTCCCGTAGTCCAG GAAAACATGGGTTTGTTTGACTACAACTTCCAAGATTGTGTTAATGGGTTTATAGCTGCTGCCTTAGCACAG GCTAACATTACTGGGACAAATCATATCATGTGGACCATGGGGACAGACTTCGAGTATCAGTATGCTCAGACGTGGTTCTGGAACATGGACAAGCTTATTCATTATGTCAATCAA CCTGAACATGTCACTGCACTAGCTGGTATGGCAGAATCAACATCAACCTCTTCACGTGGAAGTCCACCAACCAAGTTTCGGCAGGAAAATGATTGTGATATATTACTTGTGCATTTTGGAATGCTTTAA
- the LOC141665676 gene encoding putative alpha-mannosidase At5g13980 isoform X3, protein MEMYPRIGKNFDIRAFTNCRFGMMSWEVLAFTYCIKQIFAGAFLENYEPPSGFYFEVDDDSPVVQENMGLFDYNFQDCVNGFIAAALAQANITGTNHIMWTMGTDFEYQYAQTWFWNMDKLIHYVNQICRSCKCLLDRVNS, encoded by the exons ATGGAGATGTATCCTCGCATTGGCAAAAACTTTGATATTAGAGCTTTTACCAACTGTAGATTTGGGATGATGTCTTGGGAGGTTCTTGCTTTTACGTATTGCATAAAACAG aTCTTTGCAGGTGCATTTCTTGAAAATTACGAACCCCCAAGCGGTTTTTACTTCGAAGTCGATGATGATTCTCCCGTAGTCCAG GAAAACATGGGTTTGTTTGACTACAACTTCCAAGATTGTGTTAATGGGTTTATAGCTGCTGCCTTAGCACAG GCTAACATTACTGGGACAAATCATATCATGTGGACCATGGGGACAGACTTCGAGTATCAGTATGCTCAGACGTGGTTCTGGAACATGGACAAGCTTATTCATTATGTCAATCAA ATATGCAGATCGTGTAAATGCCTACTAGATCGTGTAAATTCTTAA